The genomic segment aacaatgtctaatgtataaaataatagcaaataatatcatgcataaaataatattctctaggggatggggaggcggtaaagaggaggaggagaaggagggacaTCAAATGGGAGCAAGAGTGGGGCAgaaagagggagaaggaggggaggagcaGGTGGGGCTGGTTAGGTGGGTCGGGGTATGAGAGGGCAGGAGAACGCGCAGGATGGGGGCAGGAAGGTTAGTGAgatggggtgcaggggagggcAGGATGTGGGAATAGCAGGGGAGTGCAGGAGCGGGAGCAGGAGGAGAATGCAGGAGGGGGGTGGCATGGGGGCAGGATGGTGGCAGAAAGAGGGAGCAGTACCGCGGCATGGTGGAGGAAACTGATGGTTGATtatagggaaggggagagaatacAGGAGGGTAAATGGAGAGAGGAAGCAGCCAAGAAAggtttgggaggggagagggagaactgAGTGAATAAATATTGGATGCAGTTGGGAATCCGACATAACATCTGGAATTGACAAGTGTTTATTGATTTCGGCAAATATTAGCAACCTGGACATCAACAAAGGCATTGCTCTGTAAATGAACAGTTTGAACAATGCTTCCGTTGTCACCATCAATCCGCAGCGGGAGCGGGGGCCGCTGACGATAAAGTCACATCCGTGATCTTGCAGGTCCAGCTGCAATTCCGCGCTCTCCCACTGGGGGGAAGCACCGGATTTAAATGCCGTTTAAAGGGAAGGGCGGcctttaaaggggagggcgaaagtttaaaggggagggcgacagtttaaaggggagggcgacagtttaaaggggagggcgacagtTTAAAGGGAAGGGCGGCCATTTAAATGGGAGGGcggccgtttaaaggggagggcggccgtttaaaggggagggcgaaagtttaaaggggagggcgacagtttaaaggggagggcgacagtttaaaggggagggcgacagtTTAAAGGGAAGGGCGGCCATTTAAATGGGAGGGcggccgtttaaaggggagggcggggaATCGGCCAACAATATTCCCGTCCCCAGGGCGGTGACGTTTACACCCCGAGATGTTCACACGTCCACACTCAGTCCAGATCTGAATCCTCGCAGACTCTTCAGCTGGTTCCGTCCATCTGCAGTGAACTTATTCCTAAGCAGCCTGAAACAAGCCCAGGAATAAAGACAAAATAAACAGATTAAACATCAGTGTCAGGAACAGGGACTGCGGTTGATAtttcaacaacactcacagaactaaatCACAGGAGAAGCCCGCACATCCCCTGATATTTTATCACAataaacattaacacaaacactCACCTGATCCGCTCCAGACACGGAAGGGTCAGTATGAGGCGGCGGAGACCGGGAACAGATCGGTCTGTGAGGGAGTTGTTTGACAGGTACAGCTTCGTCGGTGAGGggtttgtactgagagcggagacgagatcctcggctccagaatctgtgagaccgacactgtccagcctggagatgagagagagtgagggtgagggacacagagagacacgagacggtgcaaatccccagtgtttatcagtgacacaattactgatcatattaatgttcagtgtcaAACACCCAGTAACTGTAAACACAATCTCTCACAGTCTGGGACTTACTccagtctctgtattttacagtccgggttccTCAGCGCCGCAGACACCGGTTTCACTCCGGAATCTCCCAGATTATTCCCACTCAGATCCAGCTCCGTCAGTGAGCggtttgtactgagagcggaggcgagatcctcggctccagaatctgtgagaccgacactacacagcctggagatgagagagagtgagggtgagggacacagagagacaggagaCAGTGCAAATCCACAGTGTTTATCAATGATACAATTACTGATGatattaatgttcagtgtcagacacccactgactgtaaacacaatctctcacagtctgggacttactccagtctctgtattttacagtccgggttccTCAAAGCCGCAGACACCAGTTTCACTCCGGAATCTCCCAGATTATTCCCACTCAGCTCCAGCTCCGTCAGTGAGGggtttgtactgagagcggagacgagatcctcggctccacaatctgtgagaccgacagtccgcagcctggagatgagagagtgagggtgagggacacagagagacaggagaCGGTGCAAATCCACGGTGTCTATCAGTGACACATTTACTAAACATATTAATGATCAGTGTCAGACACCCTGTGACTGTACAAACACAATATCGGACAGTCTGGGACTTACTccagtctctgtattttacagtccgggttccCCAGCGCCGCAGACACCAGTTTCACTCCGGAATCGCCCAGTTTATTATCACCCAGGTCCAGCTCCGTCAGTGAGGggtttgtactgagagcggaggcgagatcctcggctccagaGTCTGTGAGACCGACAGTCCgcagcctggagatgagagagagtgagggtgagggacacGGAGAGACAGGAGATGGTGAAAATCCCCAGTGTTTATCAGTGACACGATTACTGATCatattaatgttcagtgtcagacacccagtgactgtaaacacaatctctcacagtctgggacttactccagtctctgtattttacagtccgggttccCCAGAGCCGCAGACACCAGTTTCACTCCTGAATCACCCAGGTCGTTGAACGCCAGTCTAAACATAAACAGAGTAAGGAACAAACTGATACAAACCCCGGGGCTGAGATAACTTCTCCGAAACTGATATTTCTAGAAGCGCCTCAGCAAATTGTTGAATAAATCTCTGTCGTTGTGGTGTTTGGTGACTTTTACCATTTATTCTCATTCCCCGACGACTGGGAAAAGTTCCCCGTGCAGAGAACGCCTGCAACACACGTGACGTGGGGGAGGGAGAACGGCAGCTACCATCggtgacccgggggaggggggcggtggaGTCGACCACCAACAACCCGGGAAAGGGAGACGGAACCGACTATCGGTGACCcgcgggagggtggagggggtgacgGAGTCGACCACTAGCGACCTGTAGGAGGGATGAGGGCGGGAAGGAGtcgaccaccagcgacccgggggagggaggagggggaatgtaGTCGACCACCAACGACCCGGGGGAAGCAGGAGGGGGGAACGGAAtcgaccaccagcgacccgggggagggaggaggggggaacggaATCGACCACGGGTGACCCAGGGGAGGAGTTGGGCGGAGTGGACCACCGGTGACTCGGGGGAGGGAGGACGGAGTCGACCACCGGTAACTGGTGGAGGGGGGCGGAGTCGACCACCGGTGACCCGGGTGAGAGGGGGACGGAGTAGAACACCGGCGACCCGATGGAGGGGGGGACGGAGTAGACCACCGGCGATCCTGGTAGTGTAAAAGAGGAGGGGTGCCGTGCACAGTGACGGCCGGCCCCATAGAAAGGTTGCTGGACGGAACAAAATAGTGAAACAATTTTACAGGTCAGTGTTAGCGTCAAACGGACAGTTACCCCAAGTGCTGACACTTGTGCAGAACCGGTCCCAGCCGCTGGAGACCTTCACACTGAATGCGGCACTTCCACAGATCGAGGTGTTTGATTGTATCACAGTGCCTGATGACATGAGACAGGACCACGCAGTCAATCGGGGTCAGTCCCAGTCCACCGAATGAAAGTGTTTCCACAGATCCCAGTGTCTGCTGAGCAAGTGCAGGATTCTGAGACTCAAACAGGTAGTGCAGCGTGTTCAGGAGCCTCCGTTTACCAGCTACACTCCTTGTGTTTCCAGCCTGGTGTTGAACCTCCTCCTTCACCCAGTCAATCACTCGGCAGATTGTTTGATGAGGAAATGGACCCAGAAACTCCTCCAGGACCCGAGCTGACCGTGGGGAGGAGAGACCAGCGACAAAACGGAGAAATACCTCAAATCGCCCGTCTGTCGTGCTGTGGGCTTCAGACAGGAGTTTCAGGATATCCCCGCGATCCGGAGTCAGGAATTGTGCGAGTGCGGCTACAAACTCTTGGACAGTGAGGTGCGGGAAGGTGTACACCACGCTCCGGGCTGAATCCTCTCTCTCCAAAAGTTCCATCAGGAACCCGGACAGGAACTGGGAAGGCTGCAGATTGTATTTGATCAAATCTCCAtctgtgaacacaatgttcttcTCGGACACTCCAGTGAAGGCCATCTGACCAACCGTCAGTAACACCTCACGGGGGCTCTCAATCTCACGGCCGTGGTTTGTCAGGATGTTGTAAATAAAGTAGCAATATAGTTGGGTGATGGTCTTGGGAACTCGCTGCGAATCCCGGTGTGTTtgtgtgaagaaggggcccagTGTCAGTGCGAGGATCCAGCAGTAGGAGGGGTTGTAGCTCATGGTGTACAGGATCTCGTTCTCCTCCACGTGTTTGAAAACAGCTGCTGCCACCGTCTGATCTTCAAAATACCTGGTGAAATATTCTTTCCGTTCTTCACCAACAAATCCCAGGATTTCAGCCCTGACACTGATCTCTGCCTTTTCCAGTAAATGTAACGCAGTGGGGCGGGTGGTCACTAGCACTGAACACCCTGGGAGCAGCTTGTGCTGGattaaactgtacacaatgtcaGACACTTCACACCACCACTCGGGATCTGGACACATGTGCTGAGGTTCTGTGTCTCTCCGACTGTCAGCAAAATCGATCCTGCCCTTGAATTCATCCAGACCGTCGAATATAAACAGCAATCCCTCTGGGTTCTTCCAGACCTCTTCAAGGATATTCCTAAAGTAAGGATACTGATCCAGAATCAGTTCCTTCAGGGTCACTCTGCAGTTAATAGTGTTTAAATCTCGGAatttaaaactgaaaacaaaCTGGAAGTCTTGATATATTTTCCCTGTGGCCCAGTCATGAACAATCTTTTGCACCATTGTTGTTTTTCCGATCCCCGGGACTCCGGCCACAGATGCTGAACTCCCAGAACGGGATTTTCTTCTGGAAAAGCTGCTGTGGAATAATTGATCTGTCCTGATTTTTTCTAGTTCTCTCCGGAGacatttctctctccactcttCATGGTCCCGGCCTCTTGCCAGCAGCTCATGTTCTACCAGTGTCCGATCTCGAACAGTGGAGGTGATTGTGAGCTCAGCGTATCGATCAAGCAGCTGGCAAACCTTCACCTTCTCCTTCATCAGGATCGTGTTCACGCTCAGTCTTTCCGTCTGTGCTCGCAGAGTCTCCTTGTGTTTACGTTGAACATCTTGCACGGGAATAGGCAGATAATGAACACAATGTCAGATGACTCAACTCAAAACAcaacaaaagagagagagagagagagataagagatatatatatatatatctatctatcttctatctatcttctatctatctatctatctatctatttatctatctatctatctatctatctatctatctatctatctatctatctatctatctatcgatctatcTAACTTATTAAAAGTCAGATTTTGCGAATGTAtgtatgaataaatgaatgaatatatatatgtatatgtatatatctgtgatttcgctgattccggcaaaacggtgaaccgtagcgccacgatttttgcaccgccttaatcaccacgcggttcgctgctgggaaatgatatttgtatttaattcggtcgcataatttttaagttacagaggttttaaagtgctgcccccccccctgatttattgaaggttttcaggggggcgctttggtgcggatttagtcttcagcgtgtatatgtctgtgatttcggctgatttcggcaaaaacggtgcaCCGTAGTGCCACGATTTTTGcagcgccttaatcaccacgctgaacgctgctggaaaatgatatttttatttgatttggtcgtgtattttttaagttacagcgtgtgacgtcaaacgcTGTGACCTCAAAATGCCCACGTGAGAAGAGctcgcccaacccccctcctactgatttattgaaggctttcagcgtggtgcgtctgtgcgtatgggctcccctctcctcttgcttctctcctctctcccacacccgggagaccctctccccgctatcgccccccccccggacctttcactcatgcgctcccccgcccccccccccccggacctttcactcatgcgctcccccgcccccccccccccccacggacctttcactgatgcgctcccccccccccccacggacctttcactgatgcgctccccgcccccccaggacctttcactgatgcgctcccccccccggacctttcactgatgcgctcccccccccggacctttcactgatgcgctcccccccccggacctgttggtgctgggggcaagagagagtaggggaaaggggtgtgctggggaaagggggggtgggggagagtaagagtgtgtctgggggagagagaatggtggcggggtctgagaatggggactggggagggggacaacgggggtcgtccggagggggcttggtggtgggggaaataggggtactgggaaaaggggaggtcgtggggaaaggaggggtgtggggagagtaagattggggttgggggaggagagaatggggagaatggggactggggaaggggacaacaggggtcgtccggagggggcttggtggtgggggaaataggggtactgggaaaaggggaggtcgtggggaaagggggtgtgtgtggagagtaagattggggttggtggaggagagaatggggggtgtgggaatgggcccaatgagttcttactaaaactctgatttgtatgtatatttgtaacaaagatttcggctgatttctgcaaaatactttttgcaccgccttaatcacaccgctgaacgctgctggaaaatgacatttttatttaattcggtcgtatattttttaagttacagaggttttagtaaaaaaaaaatccatccgttttttccatggccttcagcgtgtgacgtcaaaatgcccatgcacccccctcctactgatttattgaaggctttcagcgtggcgctgctgtgcgtctgtgctcctctctccccttccttctctcctctctcccacacccgggagatcctctcccTGCTATCCCCCCCCGACCCTTCActgatgctctccccccccccccggacctttcactgatgcgctcccccgccccacccgcccggacctttcactgatgcgctcccccccccccccggacctgttggtgctgggggcaagagagagtaggggaaaggggtgtgctggggaaagggagggtgggggagagtaagagtgtgtctggggagagagaatggtggcggcgtctgagaatgggacaacaggggtcgtccggagggggcttggtggtgggggaaagaggggtactgtgaaaaggggaggtcgtggggtaaggggggggtgtggggagagtaagattggggttgggggggagagaatggggggtgtgggaatgggcccaacgggccctctttgctagtatctatcttctatctatctatctatcttcttaaaactcagatcttgtgtatgtatgaatatatgtatatatatatctgtgattcggctgattacggcaaaccGTAgctccacaatttttgcaccgccttaatcaccacgctgaacgccgctggaaaatgatttttttatttgattcggtcgcgtattttttaagttagaggttttagtaaaaaaaaaaaaaaacccagccgttttttcaatttccttcagcgtgtgacgtcaaaaagctcgcgcaaccccccctcctactgatttattgaaggctttcagcgtggcgctgctgtgcgtctgtgcgtatgggctcacctctcctctctccccttgcttctctcttctctcccacacccgggagaccctctccccgctatccccctaccggacctttcactgatgcacccccccccccccccccacggacctttcactgatgcgctcccccgccgcccacggacctttcactaatgcgcaccCCACCCCCCAGtaactttcactgatgcgctccccgcccccccccggacctgttggtgctgggggcaagagagagtaggggaaaggggtgtgctggggaaagggggggtgggggagagtaagagtgtgtctgggggagagagaatggtggcggggtctgagaatggggactggggagggggacaacaggggtcgtccggagggggcttggtggtgggggaaataggggtactgggaaaaggggaggtcgtggggaaaggaggggtgtggggagagtaagattggggttgggggaggagagaatggggagaatggggaaggggacaacaggggtcgtccggagggggcttggtggtgggggaaataggtgtactgggaaaaggggaggtcgtggggaaagggggtgtgtgtggagagtaagattggggttgggggaagagagaatggggggtgtgggaatgggctagtatactattaaaactcagatcttgttaatatatatgtatatatatgtatatatatttgatttcgctgatttctgcaaaccggtgaaccgtagcgccaaaatgtttgcaccgccttaatcaccacgtggacagctgctggaaaatgatatttttatttaattcggacgcatattttttaagttacagaggttttaaagcgctgccccccctgatttattggtTTTCAGGGGGGGCGCTGTTGCGCGggtgtgctcagcacgcatgcgcggcatctcctcactcgcaccaaaaaaatggacgcagTTAGCagagccagcccgcgatcaccggctcacctctcttctctccccttgcttctctcctctctcccacaccggggagaccctctccccgctatcctcccccccggacctttcactgatgtgatcccccgcccccccccgaacctttcactgatccgctcacccgcccccccccccccccgggcctttaactgatgctaagagtgtgtctgggggagagaaaatgggggggggtctgagaatggggactggggagtgggacaaaaggggtcgtgcggaggggacttggtggtgggggaaagaggggtactgggaaaaggggaggtccccctccctcccctctcccccctccctccgaggagagaatggggggtgtgtatatttgatttcgctgatttctgcaaaacggtccaccgccttaatcaccacgcggacagctgctggaaaatgatatttttatttaatttggtcgtatattttttaagttagaggttttaaagcgctgccccccccccgatTTATtggttctatagggggcgctgcggtgcggatttagtcttcagcgtgtgacgtcacaatggacaagcagctgctattgggtgtctactcttagtataagaaaataactgcagatgctggtacaaatcgatttattcacaaaatgctggtgtaactcagcaggtcaggcagcatctcgggagagaaggaatgggtgacgtttcgggtcgagacccttcttcagtgtctactctttacagatgttttaaatttacatttttttatttctaaccttttttttcaaggtcctccgcttgtgacgtcacaatgcttgtgtgagatgggtgctacattgtttcgaaaagcacttacagatcgccgtgagaagcactaagtaaccgcgaatgttgcaagaaaagcactaattgttttaaagtagtgttttataTTGCAAtttacttaacatacacagatcagcatggggcccctatgctcgtgggccaccggggcaagtgttgcgaaaaaagcacttagagtgtgtctgggggggagagagagaatgggggagtctgagaatggggacggggacaacaggggtcgttgcggagggggcttggtggtgggggaaagaggggtactgggaaaaggggaggtcacccttcccccctcaactccttcctcccccctccttcccacctccatccccccctcctccccctcctccccctccctccccaactccctccccctcccccctccctccttccctccctcccccactccctccctcctccctcttcccttccatccctctccccctcccccctccttccaccctcccggttacaatggaaaccctacgaggacgggcccaacggggaaagaggggtactgggaaaaggggaggtccccctccctcccccctaccccctccctcccccacacccctccccctcccttctccccctcccttcccccctcccctcctccctccctcccccttccctccctcccctcctcccggttacaatggaaaccctacgaggacgggcccaacggggaaagaggggtactgggaaaaggggaggtctccctccctcccccacttccctcctcccctccccctcccctccctcctccacacctccctcctccctccctccctcaggggGGGcaacgctttaaaacctctgtaacttaaaaaatatgcgaacgaattaaataaaaaaaacattttccagcAGCGGTCCGCGcggtgattaataataataatgagcatttattttatatagcgcctttccagaagctcaaagcgctttacaaaaaaaatcataacataaaaacaaacagacaaactatcctaacggagaagcggcgaataaacagcgccagcg from the Rhinoraja longicauda isolate Sanriku21f unplaced genomic scaffold, sRhiLon1.1 Scf001737, whole genome shotgun sequence genome contains:
- the LOC144591756 gene encoding NACHT, LRR and PYD domains-containing protein 3-like isoform X4, which encodes MVHGPGTDPSGEIHHNRELSNKESSSLIQGADLTPTLSELLTQWNEYQLFQLTKFYRERLKQAIEEGVESLSFMMRPEGHFTKQEHVNITELAVNGNRSDCSTLFLSLVMEKGNRPRRVMWESFVKMQNELPKLDKILKEIQKLGPDPQEYINITSGLSELSSHMEDVQRKHKETLRAQTERLSVNTILMKEKVKVCQLLDRYAELTITSTVRDRTLVEHELLARGRDHEEWREKCLRRELEKIRTDQLFHSSFSRRKSRSGSSASVAGVPGIGKTTMVQKIVHDWATGKIYQDFQFVFSFKFRDLNTINCRVTLKELILDQYPYFRNILEEVWKNPEGLLFIFDGLDEFKGRIDFADSRRDTEPQHMCPDPEWWCEVSDIVYSLIQHKLLPGCSVLVTTRPTALHLLEKAEISVRAEILGFVGEERKEYFTRYFEDQTVAAAVFKHVEENEILYTMSYNPSYCWILALTLGPFFTQTHRDSQRVPKTITQLYCYFIYNILTNHGREIESPREVLLTVGQMAFTGVSEKNIVFTDGDLIKYNLQPSQFLSGFLMELLEREDSARSVVYTFPHLTVQEFVAALAQFLTPDRGDILKLLSEAHSTTDGRFEVFLRFVAGLSSPRSARVLEEFLGPFPHQTICRVIDWVKEEVQHQAGNTRSVAGKRRLLNTLHYLFESQNPALAQQTLGSVETLSFGGLGLTPIDCVVLSHVIRHCDTIKHLDLWKCRIQCEGLQRLGPVLHKCQHLGLAFNDLGDSGVKLVSAALGNPDCKIQRLELRTVGLTDSGAEDLASALSTNPSLTELDLGDNKLGDSGVKLVSAALGNPDCKIQRLELRTVGLTDCGAEDLVSALSTNPSLTELELSGNNLGDSGVKLVSAALRNPDCKIQRLELCSVGLTDSGAEDLASALSTNRSLTELDLSGNNLGDSGVKPVSAALRNPDCKIQRLELDSVGLTDSGAEDLVSALSTNPSPTKLYLSNNSLTDRSVPGLRRLILTLPCLERIRLLRNKFTADGRNQLKSLRGFRSGLSVDV
- the LOC144591756 gene encoding NACHT, LRR and PYD domains-containing protein 3-like isoform X1; translated protein: MVHGPGTDPSGEIHHNRELSNKESSSLIQGAEQQNMVIPIHTMAEDGNRTAAPVTPTTRTDTDLTPTLSELLTQWNEYQLFQLTKFYRERLKQAIEEGVESLSFMMRPEGHFTKQEHVNITELAVNGNRSDCSTLFLSLVMEKGNRPRRVMWESFVKMQNELPKLDKILKEIQKLGPDPQEYINITSGLSELSSHMEDVQRKHKETLRAQTERLSVNTILMKEKVKVCQLLDRYAELTITSTVRDRTLVEHELLARGRDHEEWREKCLRRELEKIRTDQLFHSSFSRRKSRSGSSASVAGVPGIGKTTMVQKIVHDWATGKIYQDFQFVFSFKFRDLNTINCRVTLKELILDQYPYFRNILEEVWKNPEGLLFIFDGLDEFKGRIDFADSRRDTEPQHMCPDPEWWCEVSDIVYSLIQHKLLPGCSVLVTTRPTALHLLEKAEISVRAEILGFVGEERKEYFTRYFEDQTVAAAVFKHVEENEILYTMSYNPSYCWILALTLGPFFTQTHRDSQRVPKTITQLYCYFIYNILTNHGREIESPREVLLTVGQMAFTGVSEKNIVFTDGDLIKYNLQPSQFLSGFLMELLEREDSARSVVYTFPHLTVQEFVAALAQFLTPDRGDILKLLSEAHSTTDGRFEVFLRFVAGLSSPRSARVLEEFLGPFPHQTICRVIDWVKEEVQHQAGNTRSVAGKRRLLNTLHYLFESQNPALAQQTLGSVETLSFGGLGLTPIDCVVLSHVIRHCDTIKHLDLWKCRIQCEGLQRLGPVLHKCQHLGLRTVGLTDSGAEDLASALSTNPSLTELDLGDNKLGDSGVKLVSAALGNPDCKIQRLELRTVGLTDCGAEDLVSALSTNPSLTELELSGNNLGDSGVKLVSAALRNPDCKIQRLELCSVGLTDSGAEDLASALSTNRSLTELDLSGNNLGDSGVKPVSAALRNPDCKIQRLELDSVGLTDSGAEDLVSALSTNPSPTKLYLSNNSLTDRSVPGLRRLILTLPCLERIRLLRNKFTADGRNQLKSLRGFRSGLSVDV
- the LOC144591756 gene encoding NACHT, LRR and PYD domains-containing protein 3-like isoform X2 → MVHGPGTDPSGEIHHNRELSNKESSSLIQGAEQQNMVIPIHTMAEDGNRTAAPVTPTTRTDTDLTPTLSELLTQWNEYQLFQLTKFYRERLKQAIEEGVESLSFMMRPEGHFTKQEHVNITELAVNGNRSDCSTLFLSLVMEKGNRPRRVMWESFVKMQNELPKLDKILKEIQKLGPDPQEYINITSGLSELSSHMEDVQRKHKETLRAQTERLSVNTILMKEKVKVCQLLDRYAELTITSTVRDRTLVEHELLARGRDHEEWREKCLRRELEKIRTDQLFHSSFSRRKSRSGSSASVAGVPGIGKTTMVQKIVHDWATGKIYQDFQFVFSFKFRDLNTINCRVTLKELILDQYPYFRNILEEVWKNPEGLLFIFDGLDEFKGRIDFADSRRDTEPQHMCPDPEWWCEVSDIVYSLIQHKLLPGCSVLVTTRPTALHLLEKAEISVRAEILGFVGEERKEYFTRYFEDQTVAAAVFKHVEENEILYTMSYNPSYCWILALTLGPFFTQTHRDSQRVPKTITQLYCYFIYNILTNHGREIESPREVLLTVGQMAFTGVSEKNIVFTDGDLIKYNLQPSQFLSGFLMELLEREDSARSVVYTFPHLTVQEFVAALAQFLTPDRGDILKLLSEAHSTTDGRFEVFLRFVAGLSSPRSARVLEEFLGPFPHQTICRVIDWVKEEVQHQAGNTRSVAGKRRLLNTLHYLFESQNPALAQQTLGSVETLSFGGLGLTPIDCVVLSHVIRHCDTIKHLDLWKCRIQCEGLQRLGPVLHKCQHLGLRTVGLTDCGAEDLVSALSTNPSLTELELSGNNLGDSGVKLVSAALRNPDCKIQRLELCSVGLTDSGAEDLASALSTNRSLTELDLSGNNLGDSGVKPVSAALRNPDCKIQRLELDSVGLTDSGAEDLVSALSTNPSPTKLYLSNNSLTDRSVPGLRRLILTLPCLERIRLLRNKFTADGRNQLKSLRGFRSGLSVDV
- the LOC144591756 gene encoding NACHT, LRR and PYD domains-containing protein 3-like isoform X3 — encoded protein: MVHGPGTDPSGEIHHNRELSNKESSSLIQGAEQQNMVIPIHTMAEDGNRTAAPVTPTTRTDTDLTPTLSELLTQWNEYQLFQLTKFYRERLKQAIEEGVESLSFMMRPEGHFTKQEHVNITELAVNGNRSDCSTLFLSLVMEKGNRPRRVMWESFVKMQNELPKLDKILKEIQKLGPDPQEYINITSGLSELSSHMEDVQRKHKETLRAQTERLSVNTILMKEKVKVCQLLDRYAELTITSTVRDRTLVEHELLARGRDHEEWREKCLRRELEKIRTDQLFHSSFSRRKSRSGSSASVAGVPGIGKTTMVQKIVHDWATGKIYQDFQFVFSFKFRDLNTINCRVTLKELILDQYPYFRNILEEVWKNPEGLLFIFDGLDEFKGRIDFADSRRDTEPQHMCPDPEWWCEVSDIVYSLIQHKLLPGCSVLVTTRPTALHLLEKAEISVRAEILGFVGEERKEYFTRYFEDQTVAAAVFKHVEENEILYTMSYNPSYCWILALTLGPFFTQTHRDSQRVPKTITQLYCYFIYNILTNHGREIESPREVLLTVGQMAFTGVSEKNIVFTDGDLIKYNLQPSQFLSGFLMELLEREDSARSVVYTFPHLTVQEFVAALAQFLTPDRGDILKLLSEAHSTTDGRFEVFLRFVAGLSSPRSARVLEEFLGPFPHQTICRVIDWVKEEVQHQAGNTRSVAGKRRLLNTLHYLFESQNPALAQQTLGSVETLSFGGLGLTPIDCVVLSHVIRHCDTIKHLDLWKCRIQCEGLQRLGPVLHKCQHLGLAFNDLGDSGVKLVSAALGNPDCKIQRLELRTVGLTDSGAEDLASALSTNPSLTELDLGDNKLGDSGVKLVSAALGNPDCKIQRLELRTVGLTDCGAEDLVSALSTNPSLTELELSGNNLGDSGVKLVSAALRNPDCKIQRLELCSVGLTDSGAEDLASALSTNRSLTELDLSGNNLGDSGVKPVSAALRNPDCKIQRLELDSVGLTDSGAEDLVSALSTNPSPTKLYLSNNSLTDRSVPGLRRLILTLPCLERIRLLRNKFTADGRNQLKSLRGFRSGLSVDV